The proteins below are encoded in one region of Phycisphaerales bacterium AB-hyl4:
- the trpD gene encoding anthranilate phosphoribosyltransferase, protein MPMKHLLAHLVTGNTLSTEQAVEAFELIMTGQATPAQTGALLAMIEHRGATIDEIVGAATVMRDKVKCVTVPAGLRVIDTCGTGGDHAGTFNISTAAALVAAGAGKPQGIAVAKHGNRSVTSNSGSSQVLDTLGVKLQVTPDTLSRCLEEAGLCFCFAPSHHPAMKHAAPIRAELGFRTLFNVLGPLTNPAGATRQVIGVFATQMTKPIANVLARLGADHAMVVHGQIPDDDGKHVDGLDELSTCGPSQISEVRDGKVKTYEIDPDDLGLSYSHPKALKVDSPERSAAVIRELLEGEVGPPRDIVMLNAAAALVVAELAEDLPEGLELARESIDSGAAKQALDRLVEITTADPTPVG, encoded by the coding sequence ATGCCCATGAAACACCTGCTCGCCCACCTGGTCACCGGCAACACCCTTTCCACCGAACAGGCCGTCGAAGCCTTCGAGTTGATCATGACCGGCCAGGCCACGCCCGCGCAGACCGGGGCGTTGCTAGCCATGATCGAACATCGCGGCGCGACCATCGACGAAATCGTCGGCGCCGCCACCGTCATGCGCGACAAGGTCAAATGCGTCACCGTCCCCGCGGGCCTGCGCGTGATCGACACCTGCGGCACGGGCGGCGACCATGCGGGCACGTTCAATATCTCCACCGCCGCAGCGCTCGTCGCCGCCGGCGCGGGCAAGCCGCAGGGCATTGCCGTCGCCAAGCATGGCAACCGCTCCGTCACCTCAAACTCCGGCTCAAGCCAGGTGCTCGACACCCTCGGCGTCAAGTTGCAAGTCACCCCCGATACCCTCTCGCGATGCCTCGAAGAGGCTGGCCTGTGCTTCTGCTTCGCACCTTCGCACCACCCGGCCATGAAGCACGCCGCGCCCATCCGCGCCGAACTGGGCTTCCGCACACTCTTCAACGTGCTCGGCCCCCTCACCAACCCCGCCGGCGCGACCCGCCAGGTCATCGGCGTCTTCGCCACGCAGATGACCAAGCCCATCGCCAACGTCCTCGCTCGTCTCGGCGCCGATCATGCCATGGTCGTGCACGGCCAGATCCCCGACGACGACGGCAAACACGTCGACGGCCTCGACGAACTGTCCACCTGCGGCCCCAGCCAGATCAGCGAAGTCCGCGACGGCAAGGTCAAGACCTACGAAATCGACCCCGACGACCTGGGCCTGAGCTACTCGCACCCCAAGGCCCTCAAGGTCGACAGCCCCGAGCGGAGTGCTGCAGTGATCCGCGAGCTGCTCGAAGGCGAAGTCGGCCCGCCGCGCGATATCGTCATGCTCAACGCCGCGGCAGCGCTGGTCGTCGCCGAGTTGGCAGAGGACCTGCCCGAAGGCCTGGAGTTGGCCCGCGAGTCGATCGATTCCGGCGCTGCGAAGCAGGCCCTGGATCGGCTGGTCGAAATCACCACCGCCGACCCCACGCCAGTCGGCTGA